From Endozoicomonas sp. 8E, the proteins below share one genomic window:
- the gmhB gene encoding D-glycero-beta-D-manno-heptose 1,7-bisphosphate 7-phosphatase, with amino-acid sequence MSKLIILDRDGVINKDSDHYIRSVAEWIPIPGSIEAIARLSRAGYSIAIATNQSGLARGYFTEETLEAMHQKMQDLLALEGGKIDCIRYCPHGPDDQCRCRKPLPGMIEQIEEALNISASSAWVVGDSLRDLQAGQAMGCNVALVKTGKGVRTMNKGEGLNNVPVFEDLATFSRFILESSQVSIQG; translated from the coding sequence ATGAGTAAACTGATCATTCTTGACCGCGACGGCGTCATCAATAAAGACTCCGATCACTACATTCGTTCGGTGGCTGAGTGGATTCCTATACCAGGCAGTATTGAAGCCATCGCCAGACTGAGCAGGGCAGGGTATTCCATTGCCATTGCAACCAACCAGTCAGGCCTTGCCAGAGGTTACTTTACTGAAGAAACCCTTGAGGCCATGCATCAAAAAATGCAGGATCTGTTAGCCTTGGAAGGTGGCAAGATAGATTGTATTCGATACTGCCCCCATGGCCCTGACGATCAATGTCGCTGTAGAAAGCCTCTGCCTGGCATGATTGAACAGATCGAAGAAGCTCTGAACATATCCGCATCATCTGCCTGGGTGGTCGGAGATTCGCTTAGAGATCTTCAGGCAGGACAGGCAATGGGATGTAATGTAGCTCTGGTGAAAACCGGCAAGGGCGTCAGAACGATGAATAAAGGAGAAGGTCTCAATAATGTACCCGTATTCGAAGACCTGGCCACATTTAGCCGCTTTATTCTCGAATCTTCACAGGTCAGTATTCAAGGATAA